The proteins below come from a single Acidobacteriota bacterium genomic window:
- a CDS encoding dodecin family protein: MNTIKVIELIGTSKESWEDAANNAVKEAHETVSGITGVEVVAQTARVENGTIAEYRANLKLAFKVKDDR, translated from the coding sequence ATGAACACTATCAAGGTAATCGAGTTAATCGGGACTTCGAAGGAAAGCTGGGAAGACGCGGCTAACAATGCCGTCAAAGAAGCCCATGAGACGGTCAGCGGCATTACCGGCGTGGAGGTCGTTGCCCAGACCGCCCGGGTTGAAAATGGGACTATCGCGGAATACCGTGCTAACCTGAAGCTTGCCTTCAAGGTCAAGGACGACCGCTGA
- a CDS encoding NifB/NifX family molybdenum-iron cluster-binding protein, which yields MKIAVSTEGGAVSAHFGRCPSYTVFEVTDGKIVKKEEIANPGHQPGFLPRFLAEKGVEIIIAGGMGPCVTARGQDLDADVDPRFGRAAYFVFVDPETWAFEAFENPFAEAAHGAGIQAAQFIAEKRPAALLTGQVGPNAGQVQRTAGRREIRGAATTLTLQDAEAILLECPSVRAAAPVQSRKMQVKFGNLNTNTTILGTTPDYPSIRGVRVKRVLFFTEEENRAGRRVAVLGQTVVRNLFEDHDPIGETIRVGRVAFEVIGIMSPKGVDLNTVDQDDQIFVPVRTALRRVFNVSHIAAVHIEVKDRERMASAEAEVRALLRERHRLVKLDKADDFTIQNQSDLLEAERETSETFTLLTGSIAAVSLLVGGIGILAVMLMSVRERTNEIGLRMAVGASRKDILVQFLFEAAALGLGGGAAGIAVGIAAAVLINAATHWTAAISLSSIVIAFSFSLAVGLFFGVAPARKASRLNPIEALRSE from the coding sequence ATGAAGATCGCTGTTTCCACTGAGGGCGGTGCGGTCTCCGCCCATTTCGGACGCTGTCCTTCGTACACAGTCTTTGAGGTGACAGACGGAAAAATCGTCAAGAAAGAGGAAATCGCCAATCCCGGGCACCAACCGGGATTCCTCCCCCGCTTTCTGGCCGAAAAAGGCGTCGAGATCATCATTGCGGGAGGCATGGGCCCCTGTGTGACCGCCCGAGGTCAAGACCTCGACGCGGATGTCGATCCCCGTTTCGGCCGGGCCGCGTATTTTGTCTTTGTCGACCCGGAGACATGGGCCTTCGAGGCTTTCGAAAACCCCTTTGCGGAGGCCGCCCACGGCGCCGGAATCCAGGCCGCCCAATTCATCGCCGAAAAACGACCGGCCGCACTCCTCACGGGACAGGTCGGTCCGAATGCCGGCCAGGTGCAGAGAACGGCCGGGCGAAGGGAAATCCGGGGCGCAGCGACAACACTGACCCTTCAGGACGCCGAAGCCATTCTCCTCGAATGTCCCTCAGTCCGGGCGGCGGCCCCCGTTCAATCCCGGAAAATGCAGGTCAAGTTCGGCAACCTGAACACAAACACGACCATCCTGGGAACAACGCCCGATTACCCGTCGATTCGCGGCGTTCGGGTCAAACGCGTCCTGTTCTTCACGGAGGAGGAAAACCGGGCCGGCCGCCGGGTCGCCGTGCTCGGGCAAACGGTCGTCCGAAACCTTTTCGAGGACCATGACCCGATCGGCGAGACGATCCGGGTCGGACGGGTCGCCTTCGAAGTCATCGGCATCATGAGCCCCAAGGGCGTCGACCTCAATACCGTAGACCAGGACGACCAGATCTTCGTCCCCGTCCGCACGGCCCTCCGCCGAGTCTTCAACGTGAGCCACATCGCCGCCGTCCATATTGAAGTCAAGGACCGGGAGAGGATGGCCTCGGCCGAGGCCGAAGTCCGTGCGCTCCTGCGCGAACGACACCGTCTCGTCAAGCTCGACAAGGCCGACGATTTCACCATTCAAAACCAGAGCGATCTCCTTGAAGCGGAAAGGGAGACAAGCGAAACATTCACGCTTCTCACCGGAAGCATCGCCGCCGTTTCCCTGCTTGTCGGCGGGATCGGCATCCTGGCCGTCATGCTGATGTCCGTGCGCGAAAGGACCAACGAGATCGGCCTGCGCATGGCGGTCGGCGCTTCGCGGAAGGACATCCTGGTCCAGTTCCTGTTCGAAGCGGCGGCCCTCGGCCTGGGCGGCGGGGCGGCCGGGATCGCCGTCGGGATCGCCGCAGCCGTCCTGATCAACGCCGCGACACACTGGACGGCCGCGATCTCCCTGTCCTCCATCGTCATCGCCTTTTCCTTTTCCCTCGCGGTCGGCCTCTTTTTCGGCGTCGCCCCGGCCCGCAAGGCCTCGCGGCTCAACCCGATCGAGGCTCTGCGCAGCGAGTGA
- a CDS encoding M14 family metallopeptidase produces MKNRKILSHPALIFIMLAGIAAGAIAQTQITPPEDYFGFRLGSDRNIARWDKIVDYFRILEKESPRIKVIDMGPSTMGHPFLLVIVSSPENLADLDRLQKINAGISDPRKVPESEIENLIRDGKAVICQSMSLHATEIGGTQMAPELAYDLAARNDEETRRILDNVLFFMIPCFNPDGQIMVTDWHNQMLGTEYEGGSPPWLYHKYAGHDNNRDGDFLNLVESVYAARIMYRDWPPQAYIDHHHMGSYGARFYVPPYGEPIRPHADPLVWREISWYGAHIAYKLEENGKAGILNAAQFPGWGHFGWHWITPFHNIAGMLTESAGAKGAFPLYIHPEQLQAGARQFPDYEAQSTFPNPWPGGWWTLRDIVEQKKISAWALLDLAARNRETVLRNAVLKAKRQTERGAQGKPKIYVVPKSQHDPLTALKMINTLLQSGIEIQRARAAFTAGSVVYPEGSFLISPAQPKMGLIRNLIGRTLYPDNAWTRDKDGNPLRPYDSATHTMNEFMGVRVDPIDDAVRGDFQVLEEGVVVKGGFTPGKPAYRLDTRLNDSFKAANLLLAKGVAVRRVETDLTGFRPGDFIVSGGRDDLLRDTAERTGVDFHILESLPTEGTRPVKAPRIGMYQRTWGGNMDEGWTRLLLENFEFPYTSLMDADIRKPGLNARFDIIVLPSDQTALIMGEIPESFRRWMTASYPPEFRSGLGKEGRAALQSFVQNGGTLVALREACNFAVETLGLSVRNTVDGLAAKDFFCPGSTVHAAFDTGHPLAWGMPEEGLILSWNGPAFEILPGPANDRYRTVVRYSEKNLLRSGWLIGEEHLANKPAMIEAESGRGRVVLIGFPAQHRSQTHGTFKLFFNALMR; encoded by the coding sequence ATGAAAAACAGAAAAATCCTATCCCATCCGGCTTTGATATTCATCATGCTTGCGGGAATCGCCGCAGGGGCCATCGCTCAAACACAAATCACACCCCCCGAGGACTATTTCGGCTTCCGGCTCGGATCCGACCGGAACATCGCCCGCTGGGACAAGATCGTCGATTATTTCAGGATCCTGGAAAAGGAAAGCCCGCGGATCAAGGTCATCGACATGGGGCCGTCCACCATGGGTCATCCTTTTCTCCTGGTCATCGTTTCCTCTCCGGAAAACCTGGCCGATCTCGATCGCCTCCAAAAAATCAACGCCGGAATCAGCGACCCTCGGAAGGTTCCCGAATCCGAGATCGAAAACCTGATCCGGGACGGAAAAGCCGTCATCTGTCAGTCCATGAGCCTCCATGCCACGGAGATCGGCGGCACCCAAATGGCGCCGGAGCTGGCCTACGACCTGGCCGCCCGGAACGACGAGGAGACGCGGCGGATTCTCGACAACGTGCTCTTTTTCATGATTCCCTGCTTCAATCCCGACGGCCAGATTATGGTTACGGACTGGCATAATCAAATGTTGGGGACGGAGTACGAAGGCGGCAGTCCGCCCTGGCTCTATCACAAGTACGCCGGCCACGACAACAACCGCGACGGAGATTTCCTCAATCTCGTGGAGTCCGTTTATGCCGCTCGCATCATGTACCGGGACTGGCCGCCCCAGGCCTATATCGATCACCATCACATGGGAAGTTACGGCGCCCGTTTCTACGTCCCGCCGTATGGAGAACCGATCCGGCCGCATGCCGACCCCCTCGTCTGGCGGGAGATCAGCTGGTACGGCGCCCACATCGCCTACAAACTGGAGGAAAACGGCAAAGCGGGGATTCTCAACGCCGCCCAATTTCCAGGTTGGGGCCATTTCGGATGGCACTGGATCACCCCTTTTCACAACATCGCAGGAATGCTGACCGAATCGGCCGGTGCAAAGGGCGCTTTTCCGCTTTATATCCATCCCGAGCAACTCCAGGCCGGGGCCAGGCAGTTCCCGGACTACGAAGCCCAGTCGACATTCCCGAATCCCTGGCCCGGCGGCTGGTGGACATTACGGGATATCGTCGAGCAGAAAAAAATTTCCGCCTGGGCTCTTCTGGATCTCGCCGCCCGGAACCGGGAAACCGTACTGCGAAACGCCGTCCTCAAGGCCAAGCGCCAGACGGAAAGGGGCGCGCAAGGCAAGCCGAAGATCTATGTCGTCCCCAAGTCTCAGCACGATCCGCTGACGGCCTTAAAGATGATCAACACGCTCCTGCAATCGGGCATTGAGATCCAGAGGGCCCGCGCGGCCTTCACCGCCGGCAGCGTCGTCTATCCCGAGGGATCCTTCCTGATCTCTCCGGCCCAACCCAAAATGGGGCTCATCCGGAACCTGATCGGCAGGACCCTCTATCCGGACAACGCCTGGACACGGGACAAAGACGGGAATCCCCTGCGGCCTTACGACTCGGCGACACACACGATGAACGAGTTCATGGGCGTCCGTGTCGATCCGATCGACGACGCCGTCCGGGGCGACTTCCAGGTCCTCGAAGAAGGGGTGGTCGTCAAGGGCGGATTCACGCCCGGAAAACCGGCCTACCGCCTGGACACCCGATTGAACGATTCCTTCAAGGCGGCGAATCTCCTCCTCGCAAAGGGCGTTGCCGTCCGGCGGGTGGAGACCGACCTGACGGGCTTCCGGCCCGGGGATTTTATCGTGTCCGGCGGCCGGGATGATCTCCTTCGGGATACGGCGGAGAGGACGGGAGTTGATTTTCATATCCTGGAGAGTCTCCCTACCGAAGGAACGCGCCCGGTCAAAGCTCCTCGAATCGGCATGTACCAACGCACGTGGGGCGGCAATATGGATGAAGGCTGGACCCGCCTCCTGCTCGAGAACTTCGAATTTCCCTATACATCCTTAATGGACGCGGATATCCGGAAACCGGGCCTTAACGCCCGATTCGACATCATCGTCCTCCCCAGCGATCAGACGGCCTTGATCATGGGCGAAATTCCCGAATCCTTTCGGCGCTGGATGACGGCATCTTATCCGCCCGAGTTCAGGAGCGGGCTCGGAAAGGAGGGACGGGCGGCGCTTCAATCCTTCGTCCAAAACGGAGGAACCCTCGTCGCCCTCCGGGAGGCCTGCAATTTTGCCGTCGAGACGCTGGGATTGAGCGTCCGGAATACCGTCGACGGGCTCGCCGCCAAAGACTTTTTCTGTCCCGGCTCCACGGTCCACGCCGCCTTCGATACGGGGCATCCCCTGGCCTGGGGCATGCCCGAGGAAGGCCTGATTCTTTCCTGGAACGGACCGGCTTTCGAAATCCTTCCGGGACCGGCGAACGACCGGTACCGGACCGTTGTTCGTTACAGCGAGAAAAATCTTCTCCGGAGCGGCTGGCTCATCGGCGAGGAGCACCTGGCCAACAAACCGGCCATGATCGAGGCGGAATCCGGACGAGGGCGTGTGGTTCTCATCGGGTTCCCGGCCCAACACCGGAGCCAAACTCACGGAACATTCAAGCTGTTTTTCAATGCCTTGATGCGTTGA
- a CDS encoding glycosyl hydrolase, translating into MKNFRFVIGTIALLAVISVGMAGAAGAASSGQSLDSALLSGLRFRGIGPALMSGRISYIAVHPERESTWYVAVGSGGVWKTENAGTTWAPVFDKQASYSIGCVTIDPNHPEIVWVGTGEKVSGRHAGWGDGVYKSLDAGRTWKNMGLGRSEHISKIMVDPRDSQVVYVASEGPLWSSGGDRGLYKSDDGGETWTQSLKISPDTGVSGLDFHPSEPDTIYAAAYQRRRSAAAFMGGGPESGIYKSTDGGKTWKKLSVGLPRGDMGRIDIAVSPIDPRFVYATIEAGDAEKGFYRSSDRGESWEKRSSYISGGTGPHYYQKIFADPHRFDRVYQMDVWTQVTADGGKTWSRPNETHKHSDNHALAFTSDPDHLISGTDGGLYESRDLGQTWSFMANLPVTQFYKLALDNAEPFYNVHGGTQDNSSQIGPSRTLSENGIRNSDWSITTGADGHDCAFDPTDPNIVYAEMQNGALHRFDRRTGEQVSIRPSPEPEDEPFRFNWDAPIIISPHSPTRLYFAAQYVFRSNDRGDSWTRISPDLTRNIFRLDQPIMGRTWSVDALWHHGAMSLYGTISSISESPLVEGLIYAGTDDGLIQVTEDGGRTWRRAGRAQGVPERAFVNRIRTSRHDPDTVYAALDDHKSGNFKPYLIKSTDRGRTWTSIVRGLPEKTIVWSIIEDAVKKGLLFIGTEFGIYVSPDDGGRWIRLQGGLPTISFRDIAVQDREVDLVGASFGRGFYVLDDYSPLRHIDAQALSSEGRLFPIKDARLYQPQRPLSLRGKAFLGDNYYLAPNPPFGAVMTYYLRDSLKTLREERLEKEKAAAAAGKDIPFPGWERLREEDQEERPAVVLIVRDEEGRVVRRIEGPATLGIHRVSWDLRYPPVNPVELVEREMAPWSESAVGPFVAPGTFTVSLAKRVNGEFIPLGDDQPLVVESLVLSPLQAEDRKALLAFQKEVGALQRAMMGATAAAQEVSRQIPFMKKALMDTPGAGRELFLRVAEFENRFREVTEALYGDRTVRRYSEPAKTPLVWMVDAQLRATAPITEQNRRNFEAAAAAFAGLQEDLRRLIDVEFKKLADDLEAAGAPWTPGRGVPAWKKK; encoded by the coding sequence ATGAAAAACTTTCGTTTTGTCATCGGAACCATTGCACTTCTCGCCGTCATCTCGGTCGGGATGGCGGGAGCCGCCGGAGCGGCATCCTCCGGCCAATCCCTGGATTCCGCCCTCCTCTCCGGGCTCCGGTTCCGGGGCATCGGTCCGGCGCTCATGTCCGGTCGCATCAGTTATATCGCCGTTCACCCGGAACGCGAAAGCACCTGGTATGTGGCCGTAGGTTCGGGCGGCGTCTGGAAAACGGAAAACGCCGGAACGACCTGGGCGCCCGTCTTCGACAAGCAGGCTTCCTACTCCATCGGCTGTGTGACCATTGACCCCAACCATCCGGAGATCGTCTGGGTCGGAACGGGGGAGAAAGTCAGCGGTCGCCACGCCGGCTGGGGCGACGGCGTCTACAAGAGCCTCGATGCGGGGCGGACCTGGAAAAACATGGGACTCGGCCGTTCCGAACATATTTCCAAGATCATGGTCGATCCCCGCGACTCCCAAGTCGTCTATGTCGCATCGGAAGGCCCGCTCTGGTCATCCGGCGGAGACCGGGGCCTTTATAAGTCCGATGACGGCGGGGAAACCTGGACCCAGTCCTTGAAGATCAGCCCCGATACCGGCGTCTCAGGCTTGGATTTTCACCCCTCGGAACCCGACACGATCTACGCCGCAGCCTACCAGCGCCGGCGCAGCGCGGCCGCCTTCATGGGCGGCGGACCCGAATCCGGGATCTATAAATCCACCGACGGCGGCAAGACCTGGAAGAAACTCTCCGTCGGCCTGCCTCGGGGTGACATGGGGCGGATCGACATCGCCGTATCCCCGATAGACCCGCGCTTCGTTTATGCCACGATCGAGGCCGGTGATGCGGAAAAAGGCTTTTATCGGTCGAGCGACAGGGGGGAAAGCTGGGAAAAACGCAGTTCCTATATCAGCGGCGGAACCGGCCCACACTATTACCAGAAGATTTTCGCCGATCCCCACCGCTTCGACCGCGTCTACCAAATGGACGTCTGGACCCAGGTCACGGCCGACGGAGGCAAAACATGGTCACGGCCGAACGAGACCCATAAACACTCCGACAACCACGCCCTGGCTTTCACCTCTGATCCCGACCATCTCATCTCCGGGACGGACGGCGGTCTCTATGAGTCCCGGGACCTGGGGCAAACCTGGTCCTTCATGGCCAACCTGCCGGTCACCCAGTTTTACAAGCTGGCCCTGGACAACGCCGAACCTTTCTACAATGTCCACGGCGGGACTCAGGACAACTCCAGCCAGATCGGCCCGTCGCGCACTCTGAGCGAAAACGGCATCCGGAACAGCGACTGGTCCATCACGACCGGCGCCGACGGCCACGACTGCGCCTTCGATCCGACCGACCCGAACATCGTTTACGCCGAGATGCAGAACGGAGCCCTCCACCGCTTCGACAGGCGGACGGGCGAGCAGGTCTCCATCCGGCCGTCTCCGGAACCGGAGGACGAGCCCTTCCGCTTCAACTGGGATGCCCCGATCATCATCAGTCCCCACTCCCCCACCCGCCTTTACTTCGCCGCCCAATACGTGTTCCGCAGCAACGACCGCGGCGATTCCTGGACGCGGATCAGCCCCGATTTGACGCGGAATATCTTCCGGCTCGATCAGCCGATCATGGGGCGGACCTGGTCCGTCGACGCCCTCTGGCATCACGGCGCAATGTCGCTTTACGGCACGATTTCATCGATCTCCGAATCCCCGCTCGTTGAAGGCCTGATCTATGCCGGAACGGACGACGGGTTGATCCAGGTGACCGAGGACGGCGGCCGGACCTGGCGCCGGGCGGGACGCGCCCAAGGCGTTCCCGAACGGGCCTTCGTCAACCGCATCCGGACCTCGCGCCATGACCCCGACACCGTCTACGCCGCGCTCGACGACCACAAATCCGGCAACTTCAAGCCCTATCTGATCAAGAGCACGGACCGCGGACGGACCTGGACATCCATTGTCCGCGGACTCCCCGAGAAGACCATCGTCTGGTCCATCATCGAAGACGCCGTCAAGAAAGGCCTCCTTTTTATCGGCACGGAATTCGGCATCTATGTCTCGCCCGACGACGGCGGCCGCTGGATCCGGCTCCAGGGCGGGCTGCCGACGATTTCCTTCCGCGACATCGCCGTCCAGGACCGCGAAGTCGATCTCGTCGGCGCCTCCTTCGGCCGCGGCTTTTACGTCCTGGATGACTACTCGCCGCTTCGCCATATCGACGCCCAGGCGTTGTCTTCGGAAGGGCGCCTCTTCCCGATCAAGGACGCCAGGCTGTACCAGCCGCAAAGGCCGTTGTCGCTTCGCGGCAAGGCTTTTCTGGGCGACAACTATTACCTGGCGCCCAACCCGCCTTTCGGGGCCGTCATGACATATTATCTCCGGGATTCCCTGAAGACTCTGCGCGAGGAGCGCCTGGAAAAGGAGAAAGCCGCCGCCGCGGCCGGCAAGGATATCCCTTTCCCCGGCTGGGAACGTCTCCGTGAGGAGGATCAGGAGGAGCGGCCGGCCGTCGTCCTGATCGTAAGGGATGAAGAAGGCCGCGTTGTGCGGAGGATCGAAGGCCCGGCGACACTGGGAATCCACCGTGTGAGCTGGGACCTGCGATATCCCCCCGTCAATCCCGTCGAACTCGTCGAACGGGAAATGGCGCCCTGGTCCGAATCCGCAGTGGGTCCCTTCGTCGCCCCGGGGACGTTCACGGTCTCGCTGGCCAAACGCGTTAACGGAGAATTCATCCCCCTCGGCGACGATCAGCCGCTGGTCGTCGAATCCCTCGTGCTGTCACCTCTTCAGGCGGAGGACCGCAAAGCCCTCCTCGCTTTCCAGAAAGAAGTCGGCGCGCTCCAGAGAGCCATGATGGGTGCCACGGCCGCGGCGCAGGAGGTGTCCCGACAGATTCCGTTCATGAAGAAAGCGCTGATGGACACTCCGGGCGCCGGGCGGGAGTTGTTCCTGCGTGTCGCGGAGTTTGAAAACCGTTTCCGTGAGGTGACGGAGGCACTCTACGGCGACCGGACGGTCCGCCGCTATTCCGAGCCGGCCAAGACCCCTCTCGTCTGGATGGTCGACGCCCAGCTTCGAGCGACGGCGCCGATTACGGAACAGAACCGCAGGAATTTCGAGGCGGCGGCCGCGGCCTTCGCAGGCCTGCAGGAGGACCTGCGCCGGTTGATCGACGTCGAATTCAAAAAACTGGCGGACGATCTGGAAGCGGCCGGCGCGCCGTGGACCCCGGGCCGCGGCGTCCCCGCCTGGAAAAAGAAGTGA
- a CDS encoding Fur family transcriptional regulator, whose amino-acid sequence MPGPHHWRRRFQENVCRWTAPRESVLDLLSRTQGHLSAKEIYGSLYRTYPGLGLTTVYRTLELLHSLGIVQRVSAGDGQNRYQIRSERPGDHHHHLICTQCGKIVDYRDFVKEELELVNKTERALSKRYDFKIRDHNIEFLGLCKDCR is encoded by the coding sequence ATGCCCGGACCCCATCACTGGCGGCGGAGATTCCAGGAAAATGTCTGCCGCTGGACGGCGCCCAGAGAGTCGGTTCTCGATCTTTTGAGCCGAACGCAGGGCCACCTTAGCGCCAAGGAAATCTACGGATCGCTCTATCGCACTTATCCCGGACTCGGATTGACCACCGTTTACCGGACCTTGGAACTCCTCCACAGTCTGGGCATTGTCCAGAGAGTTTCCGCGGGAGACGGCCAGAACCGCTACCAGATCCGGAGCGAGCGGCCCGGCGACCATCACCACCATCTCATCTGCACACAATGCGGCAAGATCGTCGATTATCGCGATTTCGTCAAGGAAGAGCTGGAGCTTGTCAACAAGACGGAGCGGGCTCTTTCGAAGAGATACGATTTCAAGATCCGGGATCACAATATCGAATTTTTAGGACTCTGCAAGGATTGCAGATAA
- a CDS encoding PAS domain S-box protein, with product MGKTSAKKILLVESDKASAKSSAGLLKKFGFGVSTVFSREEALKRIGKTQAVDLIMIGFGPGEGRYAADTASALLDIQSVPVVFLTAACGPKDIKSIGSIAHYGCIPKDAEEFIYQTSLDTAFKLFEASKKIQESQTHLQAVFEATADGLLVVDLQGRVRRRNRKFNEMWGIPDDIQDGGLDDRLLEYVKDQLADPDAFIADVQSIYASRNTRLDTLTFKDGRIFERYTQPYETETGILGRIWSFRDVTERMRAENALEDTKQRLETILGITRTGVDVIDPDFNLIYVDPNWQKIYGDPQGRKCYEYFMGRSEPCPGCGIPKALETQQVQITEETLVKENNRIVEVHTIPFLDSSGQWLVAEFNVDISDRKRSEAALRESEELHRSLIDKAFDGIYLIRDRRFVYVNPRFTEITGYGLEDVSSENFDMGILVTPQSRGIFEERYQARLRGETIPDQYQFQIQSKDGRIKELELSTVSLGNQSHVVVLGIMRDITERKRDEQKLRDALQEKDVMLREIHHRVKNNMQVISSLLRLQARVIPDPALQNALNASQERIRSMALIHEKLYKSENLSRINFGEYIHDLVNRLMIMAEGTAASIDFEIDADDVELDINQAIPCGLIVNEIVSNALKHAFPDGRSGTLRVEMKKEEPSRLKLVIRDDGIGIPENVDIRNPSTLGLQIVSDLVGQLDGTIEVDRRKGTVFKICF from the coding sequence ATGGGCAAGACCTCCGCAAAAAAAATCCTCCTCGTCGAAAGTGACAAAGCATCAGCCAAGTCATCCGCCGGATTGCTCAAAAAATTCGGGTTTGGGGTTTCCACGGTTTTCAGCCGGGAAGAAGCACTCAAACGGATCGGAAAAACTCAGGCGGTCGATCTCATCATGATCGGTTTCGGTCCCGGAGAAGGCCGCTATGCCGCGGACACGGCCTCGGCACTCCTCGATATTCAATCAGTTCCCGTCGTTTTCCTGACTGCGGCGTGCGGACCGAAAGACATCAAAAGCATCGGTTCCATCGCGCATTACGGCTGCATCCCGAAAGATGCGGAAGAGTTCATTTATCAAACATCCCTGGATACGGCTTTCAAGCTTTTCGAGGCCTCAAAAAAAATCCAGGAAAGCCAGACACACCTCCAAGCCGTTTTCGAAGCGACGGCCGACGGTCTCCTCGTCGTCGACCTCCAGGGCCGCGTCCGCCGGCGCAACCGGAAGTTCAACGAAATGTGGGGCATTCCCGATGATATTCAAGACGGAGGTCTGGACGACCGCCTGCTTGAATACGTGAAAGACCAACTCGCCGACCCGGACGCGTTCATCGCGGACGTCCAAAGTATTTATGCCTCCCGGAATACTCGTCTCGACACTCTGACCTTCAAGGACGGCCGCATTTTTGAAAGATACACCCAACCTTATGAGACCGAGACCGGCATTCTGGGCCGCATCTGGTCCTTCCGCGACGTCACGGAACGCATGCGAGCCGAAAACGCCCTGGAAGACACCAAGCAACGCCTGGAAACCATCCTGGGCATCACCCGAACGGGCGTCGATGTCATCGACCCGGATTTCAACCTCATTTACGTCGATCCGAACTGGCAGAAGATCTACGGCGATCCGCAGGGGCGCAAGTGCTATGAATACTTCATGGGTCGCAGCGAGCCCTGCCCGGGCTGCGGAATCCCCAAGGCTTTGGAAACACAACAGGTTCAGATCACCGAAGAAACCCTGGTCAAGGAGAACAACCGCATCGTCGAGGTTCACACCATCCCTTTTCTTGACAGCTCGGGTCAATGGTTGGTCGCGGAATTCAACGTCGACATCTCGGACCGCAAGCGGTCCGAGGCGGCGCTTCGCGAAAGCGAGGAATTGCACCGCAGTCTGATCGACAAGGCCTTCGACGGCATCTATCTTATTCGGGATAGACGGTTCGTTTATGTGAATCCGCGCTTTACGGAAATCACGGGATATGGCCTGGAGGACGTCTCCTCCGAGAATTTCGATATGGGGATTCTCGTCACTCCTCAAAGCCGCGGGATTTTCGAAGAACGATACCAGGCCCGTCTCCGCGGGGAGACCATCCCCGATCAATACCAGTTCCAAATCCAGTCGAAGGACGGGAGGATCAAGGAACTCGAGCTCTCCACGGTCTCGCTCGGAAACCAAAGCCACGTCGTCGTTCTGGGCATCATGCGGGATATCACCGAACGCAAAAGAGACGAGCAGAAGCTCCGGGACGCGCTCCAGGAAAAAGACGTGATGTTGAGGGAAATCCACCACCGCGTCAAAAACAACATGCAGGTCATCTCGAGCCTCCTCCGGCTGCAGGCCCGGGTCATCCCGGATCCCGCCCTTCAGAACGCCTTGAACGCCAGCCAGGAACGCATCCGTTCCATGGCCCTCATTCATGAAAAACTCTATAAATCCGAAAACCTGTCCCGCATCAATTTCGGCGAATATATCCATGATCTGGTCAACCGCTTGATGATCATGGCCGAAGGCACCGCGGCATCGATCGATTTCGAAATCGATGCCGATGATGTGGAACTCGACATCAACCAAGCCATCCCCTGCGGCTTGATCGTCAACGAAATCGTATCCAACGCTCTCAAACACGCCTTTCCGGACGGACGGTCGGGAACCCTCCGTGTGGAAATGAAGAAGGAAGAGCCGTCCCGTCTCAAGCTGGTGATCCGCGACGACGGCATCGGAATTCCGGAGAATGTGGACATCCGCAACCCGTCCACGCTGGGTCTCCAGATCGTCAGCGACCTCGTCGGCCAGCTTGACGGAACGATCGAGGTCGATCGCCGCAAAGGAACCGTCTTCAAGATCTGTTTTTAG
- a CDS encoding DUF5320 domain-containing protein produces MPAGDRTGPWGMGPRTGRGFGYCSGYAAPGYMNPGPGLGLGRGFGRGFGLGRGYGRGMGMGRGRWFRNPGIWGFRGYPVPPAVPSGYPPQSEEQILADEAAFLEGELGRIRERLGELEKAREKEEESE; encoded by the coding sequence ATGCCGGCTGGAGATCGCACAGGACCTTGGGGCATGGGACCCCGCACGGGGCGCGGATTCGGTTATTGCTCGGGATATGCCGCGCCCGGTTATATGAATCCCGGACCCGGGTTGGGTCTCGGGAGAGGATTCGGCCGCGGCTTCGGGCTCGGCCGGGGTTATGGGCGCGGCATGGGCATGGGTCGGGGCCGCTGGTTCCGGAATCCCGGGATCTGGGGATTCCGGGGTTATCCCGTCCCGCCGGCCGTTCCCTCTGGTTATCCGCCCCAAAGCGAGGAACAGATTCTCGCCGATGAAGCCGCTTTCCTTGAGGGTGAACTCGGACGGATTCGGGAACGTCTCGGAGAGCTGGAAAAGGCCCGCGAAAAAGAAGAGGAATCCGAATGA